A genome region from Microtus ochrogaster isolate Prairie Vole_2 chromosome 1, MicOch1.0, whole genome shotgun sequence includes the following:
- the Cbll1 gene encoding E3 ubiquitin-protein ligase Hakai gives MDHTGKEAEAAGVLVSCPLGLCGTGYKGYSRLTAPGRDGEEASSQTRSRAGPLLLGLLFGATVKNLNLLGSKLTRVCYFTFLSSHLLEVSKLAYRSNLVPLKKQKSYCSEGFDYNEEQRYDCKGGEHFGSQRRFPGHLFWDFKINILGEKDDTPVHFCDKCGLPIKVYGRMIPCKHVFCYDCAILHEKKGDKMCPGCSDPVQRIEQCTRGSLFMCSIVQGCKRTYLSQRDLQAHINHRHMRAGKPVTRASLENVHPPIAPPPAEIPDRFIMPPDKHHMSHIPPKQHIMMPPPPLQHVPHEHYSQPHEDIRAPPAELSMAPPPPRSVSQETFRISTRKHSNLITVPIQDDSSSGAREPPPPAPAPAHHHPEYQGQPVVSHPHHIMPPQQHYAPPPPPPPPISHPMPHPPQAAGTPHLVYSQAPPPPMTSAPPPITPPPGHIIAQMPPYMNHPPPGPPPPQHGGPPVTAPPPHHYNPNSLPQFTEDQGTLSPPFTQPGGMSPGIWPAPRGPPPPPRMQGPPSQTPLPGPHHPDQTRYRPYYQ, from the exons ATGGATCACACTGGTAAGGAGGCGGAGGCAGCGGGGGTCCTGGTTTCGTGCCCCCTTGGCTTGTGTGGGACGGGGTACAAGGGGTACTCTCGCCTCACTGCGCCGGGACGTGACGGAGAGGAAGCCAGCTCACAGACCCGGTCCCGGGCTGGCCCGCTGCTCCTCGGCCTACTCTTCGGAGCG ACTGTAAAGAACTTGAACCTTCTAGGTAGTAAGTTAACTAGAGTTTGCTATTTCACTTTCCTGTCTTCCCATTTATTAGAAGTCAGCAAACTGGCGTACAGGTCAAATTtggttcctttaaaaaaacaaaaaagttactgTTCAG aaggATTTGATTATAATGAAGAGCAACGGTATGACTGTAAAGGGGGTGAACACTTTGGAAGTCAGCGAAGATTTCCAGGACACCTTTTTTGGGATTTTAAG ATAAACATCTTAGGTGAAAAGGATGATACACCAGTTCATTTCTGTGACAAATGTGGATTGCCTATTAAAGTCTATGGGAGAATG ATTCCATGCAAGCATGTCTTTTGCTATGACTGTGctattttacatgaaaaaaaggGAGATAAAATGTGCCCAGG CTGTAGTGACCCTGTGCAGCGGATTGAGCAGTGTACACGAGGTTCTCTCTTCATGTGTAGCATTGTTCAAGGTTGCAAGAGAACGTATCTGTCTCAGAGAGACTTACAAGCTCATATCAACCATCGCCATATGAGAGCTGGGAAGCCTGTTACCCGTGCTTCACTTGAGAATGTTCATCCTCCTATTGCCCCTCCTCCAGCCGAGATCCCCGATCGTTTCATAATGCCGCCAGACAAGCACCATATGAGCCATATTCCTCCCAAGCAGCACATCATGATGCCGCCACCTCCTCTGCAGCATGTGCCGCATGAGCACTACAGTCAGCCACACGAGGATATCCGTGCTCCTCCGGCAGAATTGTCCATGGCTCCACCTCCACCTCGTTCGGTCAGTCAGGAAACCTTTCGTATTTCAACAAGAAAACACAGCAATTTAATAACTGTCCCTATTCAGGATGACTCAAGTTCAGGTGCTAGAGAACCACCACCTCCTGCCCCAGCGCCTGCTCACCATCATCCTGAATATCAGGGCCAACCAGTGGTATCGCACCCTCATCATATTATGCCTCCACAGCAACATTAtgcaccacccccacctcctccaccaccaatAAGCCATCCAATGCCACATCCTCCCCAGGCTGCAGGTACTCCTCACTTGGTGTATAGCCAAGCTCCACCTCCACCAATGACCTCTGCTCCACCACCAATAACCCCTCCCCCTGGACATATTATTGCCCAGATGCCACCTTATATGAATCATCCTCCTCCAGGACCCCCCCCACCTCAGCATGGTGGTCCACCTGTAACTGCACCCCCTCCTCACCATTATAACCCTAACTCTTTACCCCAGTTTACTGAAGATCAAGGAACTCTGAGCCCTCCATTTACACAACCAGGAGGAATGAGTCCTGGTATATGGCCTGCACCAAGAggtccaccaccacctccacgaATGCAGGGCCCGCCTTCTCAAACCCCACTACCTGGACCACATCATCCAGATCAAACAAGATACAGACCATATTACCAGTGA